Proteins encoded in a region of the Pelmatolapia mariae isolate MD_Pm_ZW linkage group LG6, Pm_UMD_F_2, whole genome shotgun sequence genome:
- the LOC134629652 gene encoding serum response factor-like: protein MLAGSGAEMGSRTLPGRVNSTDTAGPEPDTARETGGGAPEDRDYSAEGAFSGSDQDSDSAEDDDTGGPGGDRRGVKRERSEREVGHQAAQSSGGLSGAYSGLRPGAAGVKPGKKTRGRVKIKMEFIDNKLRRYTTFSKRKTGIMKKAYELSTLTGTQVLLLVASETGHVYTFATRKLQPMITSETGKALIQTCLNSPDSPPRSDPSSDQRMSATGFEETDLSYQVSEADGCSEAAKDLIKPAFSLAGSSSSSTSCSSSSSASLQVQTSAPSWQPPSSTANGTLLKTSAGVVLPGGFTLMSGGSLPPGTHTIPLSQLQGQSLAIQGPVAPGPTPTLHAPPTQPATLLRLPATVSLSGPGVSQQLQTIQVQTSSQQATANHSSSDMQSPASSTASLPVSIVSSPSSSSSSVAGHMMYPGSHTVMYAAPTPSLGDGSLTVLNTFPPAGHAQSHDPAAVPQVFLTSLPPVATQIPVSAVQLHPMVISQQSSNNLTELQVVSLDVHQSKDD, encoded by the exons ATGCTGGCGGGCAGCGGGGCCGAGATGGGCTCCAGAACCTTACCTGGACGCGTGAACAGCACAGACACGGCCGGACCGGAACCGGACACGGCCCGTGAGACTGGCGGGGGGGCGCCGGAGGACCGGGACTACAGCGCCGAGGGGGCGTTCAGCGGCTCCGACCAGGACTCGGACTCCGCGGAGGACGATGACACGGGGGGCCCGGGTGGGGACCGGAGGGGCGTGAAGCGGGAGAGGAGCGAGCGGGAGGTCGGGCATCAGGCGGCGCAGAGCTCCGGAGGCCTCAGCGGGGCGTACAGTGGCCTGAGGCCCGGGGCGGCGGGGGTGAAGCCCGGCAAGAAGACCCGAGGCAGGGTGAAGATCAAGATGGAGTTCATAGACAACAAGCTGCGGAGGTACACCACCTTCAGCAAGAGGAAGACCGGCATCATGAAGAAG GCGTACGAGCTGTCCACGCTCACAGGTACGCAGGTGTTGCTGCTTGTTGCCAGCGAGACGGGCCACGTGTACACCTTCGCCACGAGGAAGCTGCAGCCGATGATCACGTCAGAGACGGGGAAGGCTCTGATCCAGACCTGCCTGAACTCGCCAGACTCGCCGCCGCGCTCCGACCCCTCCTCCGACCAGAGGATGAGCGCCACGGGCTTCGAGGAGACCGACCTCAGCTACCAGGTGTCAGAAGCTGACGGCTGCTCCGAGGCTGCCAAG GATCTGATCAAACCGGCCTTCAGCCTGGccggctcctcctcctcctccacatcctgctcctcttcatcctcagcATCCCTGCAGGTGCAGACCAGCGCCCCCTCCTGGCAGCCGCCGTCCTCGACCGCCAACGGGACGCTGCTGAAGACATCAGCCGGGGTGGTGCTTCCTGGAGGCTTTACCTTGATGTCAG GTGGCTCGCTGCCTCCAGGCACACACACCATCCCCCTCAGCCAGCTGCAGGGCCAGTCTTTGGCCATCCAGGGCCCCGTGGCCCCAGGCCCCACCCCCACGCTGCACGCTCCACCCACACAGCCAGCTACGCTGCTGCGGCTTCCCGCCACCGTGTCGCTGTCAG GACCTGGAGTCTCTCAGCAGCTACAGACAATCCAAGTACAGACCAGCAGCCAGCAGGCAACCGCCAATCACAGCAGCTCTGACATGCAGAGCCCCGCCTCCTCCACAG CAAGTCTTCCCGTCTCCATCGTCTcctccccttcctcctcctcttcctcggtAGCAGGTCACATGATGTACCCAGGCAGTCACACGGTGATGTATGCCGCACCGACGCCCTCGCTGGGCGACGGCAGCCTCACCGTCCTCAACACCTTCCCTCCAGCAGGCCACGCCCAGTCACATGACCCAG CCGCCGTGCCGCAGGTCTTCCTCACCTCTCTCCCTCCAGTCGCCACTCAGATCCCAGTTTCTGCAGTCCAGCTGCACCCG